The Thalassotalea agarivorans region GTACGGTTAGTCATTTTTTGCCTCTGTTAAAGCGCTTGTTAGCTTGCGTTTTGCATACCTTAGCCTGCTTTTTACTGTTTCTTTGGGCTGTTGTGTTAACGCTGCAATTTCTTGCAATGAAAATCCTTCTTGCTGAAAAATAAACGCCTCTTTTTGTTCAAAAGGCAGTGCATCCAAGGTTTCATTAAATCGCTTTAAATTTTCTTGTAACGATAGTGCCGTGGTAATATCTAGCTGATCTTCGTCATTGAACAGGTCGTCAACTGCTTGTTCACTCCATTGCCAACGATTGTTGCGCCTAAGTTCATCTATCAATAAATTACGCGCGACAGTATATAGCCAAGACTTTTCATGTTTCGGTGCGCTACCTTGATAATTCATCACTTTAAGCCATGTGCTTTGTAAAACATCTGCCGCCAAATGCGCATCAGACAAAGACAGCAAATAGTGATACAAACTTATATTGTAAGTGCTTACTAGCTTTTCAAGGTGCAGATTTTTTCTGGTTGCCAAAAAGTCGGCTAATGCCGACTTTGCTTGAACTTTGTGGCCTATCAGGCGTTTTAGTTGACTACCTATCTGCAATGTTGCGATTCCTATTGCTGCATTTTGAAATCAAGTTGTACCGTTAAATCATGTTGTTTAATCATTTTACCATCGACCTTTTTAGGCTGATATTTCCACTTTCTTAGCGCACTGCGTGCCGCTTTGTCGAACACGCGTTTAGGTGACGCATCTAAAACGCGCACATTTTCTACGCCACCCATTTCGTTAATATCGAAGATTAACTTAACCCAGCCTTCGGTACCATCTCTTTGTGCAGGCGCTGGGTACTTTGGGTTAACCCTTACAACAGGTGTCGCTTCTCTGTCTCCATTGCCATGAAAGCTCGGGTTAATGGCTTGTTTTTCGATAGTTAGTCCTGGCGGTTGATAAGTAAAGTCAGTTGGCTCACTCTGACTATCAATCGTTTCTGGCACTTGTTGTGGCCTTTCTGGTGGCTTTGGCGGCTCTAGCTTTACTCTAGGGCGTTTTGCCGCAGGTATTTCGTCGGGCAATCGAGCTACCTCTACAATCACTGGGTTTGGATCATCGATTAAAGCTTCGTCATGCCCCTTAACTAAAAAGCTCATTAACGCAAACAAGGTGAAGGTAACTGCACCAGCTAATGGAATGGTGGCCATTAATTTGTTCATACTGACTCCTTTTGTATCGGTTTCGCTTTATAGACGTTCGAGCTCAGAAAAAGGGGTTAAGTATTTTTACTTTTTTATTGTTATTCGAATGCTTTGCATTCGTTGCCGGCAATGGCATCATGTAGCGAGCTTTTAAGTATTGAGAAAAAGTAGAGGTAAAAGGTGTCAAACAAACCCGTAAAAAAAGTCGTTATAGCTGGCGGAGGTACCGCAGGATGGATGGCAGCTGCCGCTTTTGGCAAATTAATGGGCAAGCAATTAGACATCACCTTGGTTGAATCTGACGAAATCTCTACTGTCGGCGTGGGTGAAGCAACCATTCCTACCATGGTGTTCTTTCATCGTTTACTCAACGTCTCTGAAAAAGAATTCATGCAAGCCACCAATGGCACCTTTAAATTAGGGATAAACTTTGAAAACTGGCGTGACGTTAATGAAGATTATCTTCATGCCTTTGGTGTTACCGGTAAAGCGAGTTGGGCTGCGGGGTTTCAGCATTTTTGGCGTAAAGGTAAAGACAAAGGTTTCAGTGGTGATTTTGGTGATTACTGCTTAGAACGAGTTGCAGCGGAAGCAGGAAAATTTCAGCATCTACCCAATAATGGTTTGAGTTATGCGTACCATATCGACGCCGGCTTATATGCTAAGTTTTTAAGGCAGCTCAGCGAAGCGTGCGGTGTAAAACGTGTAGAGGGCAAAATTGAACAGGTTAATACGGATGCAGACACTGGCTTTATTACCTCGCTGACACTTGCAAAAGGCGATGTCATCGACGGTGACTTTTTTATCGATTGTACCGGCTTTAGAGGGTTGTTAATCGAGCAAGCATTGCACACAGGCTATGAAGACTGGTCGCATTGGCTGCCTTGTGATAGTGCGATTGCCGTGCAAACTCAAGCAACGCAAGCGCCTATTCCTTACACTCGTTCTATCGCTCATCAAGCAGGATGGCAGTGGCGTATTCCATTGCAAAATAGGGTCGGTAATGGTCTTGTTTTTTGTAGCAAGTATTTGAGCGATGAAAACGCAAAACAGCTGCTTCTAGAAAATATTGAAGGCGACACATTAAATCAACCACGCGTAATAAAATTTAGAACCGGTCGCCGTTTAAAAACGTGGAATAAAAACTGCTTAGCCGTTGGTTTGTCGAGCGGCTTTTTAGAACCGCTAGAGTCGACAAGCATTCATTTGATTCAACAATCTATAGTACGCTTTATCAAACTGTTTCCAGCTGCAGGTGTGCAGCAATGTGATATAGATGAGTTTAACTACCAAACAAACTTCGATGTGGAAAAAATAAGAGACTTTATCATTTTGCACTACAAGGTAACGCATAGAAATGACAGTGAATTTTGGCGTTATTGCCGCAATATGGAGGTGCCAGCAAGCCTTGCCCATCGTATTGCGCTGTTTAAAGAAACTGGGCGTATGTTTAGGGAAGGGGACGAGCTATTTGATGATTCTTGGCAGCAGGTCATGATAGGACAAGGGTTAATACCCGAGGCCTATCACCCAATAGTAGACAGCTTAAGCGATGAAGAGCTCAAGCGTATGTTGCTACAGTTAAAAAATAATATTGCTCGCACTGTGGACAATATGCCTTCCCATGAACAATATTTAGCACAGTTTTGTCCAGCGCATTAAAAAAGCCCGTAGAGGGCTTTTTTATTTTTTAAGCACAATTTTGCCAAACACACTGGCGTCCATATAGCCCAAATTTTTACTGCCGTTTACGGCTGGGAAGTCGTGCGATCCCATAAAGTGTTCGCGATGTTTACTACCGTCGTTGTCACAATACGCGAGCATGAATCCAATGATTTTTTCGGCGCTTAGTTTTACCGGCGTATGTTCGCCTTCCAAGGTAAAGGTGTCGTCGTAAATTGCTATTGCTACTTCCCATATCACAGTATTGGGTGCACTCAATTGTCGTTGCCATCGACTGTTAACATGGTCATTGAGCGCAACAAATTGTGTACTTCCGTCTTTATTATTTGGACCAATGTCGATGGCCTGATTATCCAAAGCGACATGATATGCAAAGGCATTGAAGTTGGTTTGGTGATCGCCACCAGAAGCGTCTTCATCGATGAAAATTTCTAAGCAGTCATCATCCCAATAAAAATATAATGGGTCGGCATGTTGATCAAACAAAATGTCGTCTGTAATTTCTGCTTGCAGGTAGAGGTAGTTTTCATCCCAAAGCAGACGATAACGACCACTAAAATCTTGAGCTGAAGGCAAGGTACCATCCATAAGTACATCCATTGGGTACCAAGTTGCCTGTTGCCACACTTTTTCATTATTTATGCCGTCGATGATTGGTGCAGTATTAGCGTGTTTAACCGCGATATCTTTAGCAACAACTGAGCCTGAAAATATCAGCGTGCAAAGCAATAGCTTAATGTTCATGTGTCATTTCCGTTATATGTTTTAGTATTTTATTTGCAGTCTCGTTTATGGGGCCATTTACAGGTATCGGTATTACCTGACTACTTCCCGTTAACTCGAGCGTTGCTAACTGGCTAGCGAGCAATGAAGCAGGAAAAAAATGTTCTTTTCGAGCCTTTAAACGCTGTTGCAATTGTGCTTCTGCAACATCTAGATAGAAGAAAGAAACATTTGCCTCGAGCGCATTGAAACGCATTCTGTAACTGTCTTTTAATCCAGAAAAAGCCAGTACGGCCTGGTTGTTGTGCTGAAAATGGGTCGTTAATTCTGCCAAGATAGCACTGATCCAAGGGGCCCGCATACTATCATTCAGTGGATTACCCTTCGCCATGTGCGCAATATTTGCTTCAGGGTGAAAGCTATCCCCTTCGAAAAACCTGCAGCCGATATTGTCAGCAATGTTCGTACCGACACTCGACTTACCACATCCGCTCACGCCCATAATGACGTATAGTTGCTTTACTTTGGCAGCCATACGTCAACCTTGTATGTATTTTGTGGACTAATAGTGGTGATTATATTGCCGTTTATTGATTGAGAATCGACAAAGACTTCTATCTCTTGAACTGCTTTACGTTGATAATTGACTTCAAAATGCGCACCTTGAAAATATCGCTTAACTTGTAAAAATTGCCAATGACTCGGCAGTTTTGGTTGAATTAAAAGATCACCTTTTTGTCCTTTTAAACCACACAGCTCTTCGATTACTATGCGGTAAACCCATGCAACCGTACCGGTATTAAAAAGCTGACTTGATACACCCGCTGTGTCCGGGTTGCCTGCATAGTCACCTCGATAATAATTGGGAATGAAATTAGGCAACTGACCGCGAATACTAGCGTCTTCTAGATTGGGAATCATCGTATTTAAAGCGGCATACGCTTTGTCTGCCAAACCGGCTTGATACAAGCTGTAAATGTAAAACGCAGTTGCATGGTTATAGACCGAACCGTTTTCTGCAACACCTGGAAACTTTTGTGTGACTCGGCCAACATCTTCAACCATTTCAGTATAGGCAGGTGCAAGCATTTGTACGCCGAAAGGGGTGTTTAAGTGCTGATCAATAAGATCAGTGATTTGGGCAAATTTTGATTTGTCTAATGCGCCACTAAGAAAAGCCCAAGACTGTGGGTTCAGAAACATGCTGCCTTGCGCATCTTTGTCTGTGCCAAACAAACGTCCTTCATCTGTAATGCCTCGACCAAACCATTGGTTGTGCCAGAAATAGTTGTTGGCTGCGGCATTTAAATAGGCAATTTCTTTAAAAAATGTCGGCAGGGGCGTTAATACATAGTGTTCGTAGCAGTATTGCCACGTTTTTAATGCATAAGCAGTGGCAAAAGTTAACCAAGCAGAAACACCTTTAC contains the following coding sequences:
- a CDS encoding sigma-70 family RNA polymerase sigma factor, giving the protein MQIGSQLKRLIGHKVQAKSALADFLATRKNLHLEKLVSTYNISLYHYLLSLSDAHLAADVLQSTWLKVMNYQGSAPKHEKSWLYTVARNLLIDELRRNNRWQWSEQAVDDLFNDEDQLDITTALSLQENLKRFNETLDALPFEQKEAFIFQQEGFSLQEIAALTQQPKETVKSRLRYAKRKLTSALTEAKND
- a CDS encoding energy transducer TonB, translating into MNKLMATIPLAGAVTFTLFALMSFLVKGHDEALIDDPNPVIVEVARLPDEIPAAKRPRVKLEPPKPPERPQQVPETIDSQSEPTDFTYQPPGLTIEKQAINPSFHGNGDREATPVVRVNPKYPAPAQRDGTEGWVKLIFDINEMGGVENVRVLDASPKRVFDKAARSALRKWKYQPKKVDGKMIKQHDLTVQLDFKMQQ
- a CDS encoding tryptophan halogenase family protein: MSNKPVKKVVIAGGGTAGWMAAAAFGKLMGKQLDITLVESDEISTVGVGEATIPTMVFFHRLLNVSEKEFMQATNGTFKLGINFENWRDVNEDYLHAFGVTGKASWAAGFQHFWRKGKDKGFSGDFGDYCLERVAAEAGKFQHLPNNGLSYAYHIDAGLYAKFLRQLSEACGVKRVEGKIEQVNTDADTGFITSLTLAKGDVIDGDFFIDCTGFRGLLIEQALHTGYEDWSHWLPCDSAIAVQTQATQAPIPYTRSIAHQAGWQWRIPLQNRVGNGLVFCSKYLSDENAKQLLLENIEGDTLNQPRVIKFRTGRRLKTWNKNCLAVGLSSGFLEPLESTSIHLIQQSIVRFIKLFPAAGVQQCDIDEFNYQTNFDVEKIRDFIILHYKVTHRNDSEFWRYCRNMEVPASLAHRIALFKETGRMFREGDELFDDSWQQVMIGQGLIPEAYHPIVDSLSDEELKRMLLQLKNNIARTVDNMPSHEQYLAQFCPAH
- a CDS encoding CBM9 family sugar-binding protein, whose amino-acid sequence is MNIKLLLCTLIFSGSVVAKDIAVKHANTAPIIDGINNEKVWQQATWYPMDVLMDGTLPSAQDFSGRYRLLWDENYLYLQAEITDDILFDQHADPLYFYWDDDCLEIFIDEDASGGDHQTNFNAFAYHVALDNQAIDIGPNNKDGSTQFVALNDHVNSRWQRQLSAPNTVIWEVAIAIYDDTFTLEGEHTPVKLSAEKIIGFMLAYCDNDGSKHREHFMGSHDFPAVNGSKNLGYMDASVFGKIVLKK
- a CDS encoding gluconokinase; translation: MAAKVKQLYVIMGVSGCGKSSVGTNIADNIGCRFFEGDSFHPEANIAHMAKGNPLNDSMRAPWISAILAELTTHFQHNNQAVLAFSGLKDSYRMRFNALEANVSFFYLDVAEAQLQQRLKARKEHFFPASLLASQLATLELTGSSQVIPIPVNGPINETANKILKHITEMTHEH